In Spirosoma pollinicola, the genomic window GCCCCGCCTTTTACGTATAAGCTTATTGTATGTTAAACTCAGCGAGACTGTCTCCGGTCTCGCTGGTCTTCAAAGCCGTTCATGCCACTTTGGCGGCACACGGCTCCTCCGTGAGTTGGTATGCGCTCGTTTCAATTTACTACCTAATGGCGCTCAGAGAAACACTACCCGCTAATTTTTTTCTTTAACATACTTAAATTCAACGAAATACTGCTTGCTATTGAAACATTTTTCGGAATGTTGGTAACCTCCCTGTACGCTTGCCTCCATAGTTCAACTTTGTCCTTGGCATCTTCCCGTAATATGAACCAGTGAGCGTTCAAATATTCATCCGCGCAGGCAGCCCTGCCGAAAACTACCGCACAGGTTAGCAATATCATTTAAACTGTTTGGGAAGTTCAAGGAATCAACGCTTGGTGCAGGGAACATTGAGGCTGGCAAGAGTCAGAAAAGCACTCTGTTCTTAGCCCTTCTCCTCCGTCTAAACACTGCGATAGGCAACGCCAAAATACAGATTAATTTTTGCTTGATATTTTGTTTCAAGTCCCAATCAAGTTAGCAAACAATCTCCATAGACAATTGGATAAATAACTGTACTCAATGTAGTATTCACAATAAGAAGTTGAGGAATAGGCAACCAGGTGCTCGTTAAACAGTGAACAGGTTAGGCGTCAATGGTGAAGGCGTTTGATCAATCGGGCAGGGGCAACACTTACGCTAATTTTAACGAAACCATATGTATAAAACACTACTGCTAAGTCTGTTAATATTATTCACAACCCATGCGTCGCTGTGGGCACAGAGCCGCGACATCACTGGCATCGTACGTATGGAAGAAGCAACCGGCGGTTTTGCCGGGGCAACGGTACTTATCAAAGGAACAACCAGTGGTACGATAACAGATTCAAATGGGGCTTATCGCCTGACTGTTCCCGCATCGGCTACCACGCTGGTTTTCTCGGCGGTTGGGATGCAGACCGTCGAAGAACCTATCGGTGGACGCAAAACGATCGATGTTCAACTCCAGACCGATACACGGCAGCTCAACGAAGTCATTATTACGGCCCTGGGTACGAAAGCTGAACGCGATAAGTTTGCCTCGTCTATCACCACCGTAGAGGGCAAGAACATTGCTAAAACGGGAGAAACAAGCCTGTTGACAGGGTTAAGTGGCAAAGCGGCCGGGGTGCTCATCACTCGAAATGGGGGCGATCCCGGCGCGGGAGCCTACATCCAGATTCGGGGGCAAAATACTATAAATGGCAACATTCAGCCCCTGTTCATCGTCGATGGTATGCCGGTCAGCAATGCCAGCGACAATCTCGGTACAGCCGCTGGAAATGGCATCGTGCAGCAGTCACGAATCAATGATATCAACCCCGAAGACATCGAAACCCTGGAAGTATTGAAAGGGGCATCGGCAGCCGCACTGTGGGGAACGCGGGCGGCCAACGGGGTTGTCGTGATCACGACAAAAAAAGGACGCGACACCAACGGAAAAGTCAATATTACGGTCAAATCGACGGTTTCATTCGATCGGGTCAACAAGATGCCCGCGCTTCAACAGACCTACGGGCAGGGCTCAGGCGGCCTGTATGTGCAGGGACAGCGCAACAGTTTCGGGGATCGGATTGCCGATCGGACGGGTGGCGCTGACGCCTACATCACCGACCCGACAGGGGCAGCTTACCAGGGGTTCGTAACGTTTCCTGATGGTAGCCAGCGGTACGCGATTGCGTCGGGTACGTTGGCCAATCCGCACGGTGGCAAGAACTCCCGCGATACCTACGACCATACGACCGATGCATTTCAGACGGGTCATTTCACCGACAATAGCATCAACATCAGCGGAGGTAATAGCCGGTCGAATTTCCTGGTTAGCTACGGCAATCTGAACCAGCAGGGAGTCATCAGAGCCTATAGTAATTATCAGCGAAATACGGCCCGCGTGAGCGTATCGAGCCAGTTTACCGACTAGTTTCGGGCATCGGCCAATGTAGGCTACACCAAAACCTATTCCTCCCGAACACAGGAAGGCGACAACGTCGACGGCATCATGCTGGGGGCTTTGCGTACCCCGCCCGATTTTGACAACAGCTATTATACAGGCACGTACACCAATCCCGCCGGGCAGGTGTTCAATAACGCTCACGTGTCGTACCGCAACCCACTGGGCAAGGATTTAAGCACTATCTACTCCAACCCGATCTGGACGATCAACAATAACCGCAACACCAGCGATGTCGACCGGCTGATCGGAACGGTAGAACTGGACATTACGCCCGTATCGTGGCTGACCGTAACGGGCCGCACGGGAATCGATAACTTCACCGATAATCGTCTGGAACGTTTCGCCCGTAATTCCGCCCTGCAACTCAACGGCTATCTCTCGAAAAACTGGATTACGGAGAAGCAGTTCAACACCGACGTTTTTGCGAGTGCTAACAAGACATTAAGCAACAACTTCAGCGGATCACTGCTGGTGGGTGTCAACTATAACAGCCGCCGAAGGGCCACGTTGTCGGACGCCATTACGAACCTGATCGTGCCAACGGCTCCGGATATTCTGACCAATGCCCTCAACTCGAATCTGACGGCGGGAAATTACAATTCGCTCATTCGCACGTATGCCTATTACGCTCAGGCGGAGGTGCAGGCATACAACCAGCTCTTTCTAACCTTGACGGGCCGCAGCGAGAGTGCATTGACATTTGGAGCCAAAACCGACCCCAGTTTCTTCTTTCCATCGGCAGCGCTGGCCTGGCAGTTTAGCAAATCAGGCGCCCTGGAAAACAGTTCGTGGCTCAGCTTTGGTAAGCTGCGGCTTACGTGGGGGCAGGTCGGTATTCAACCGCAACCTTACCTCAATTTCACGACCTCCAGTCCGGCCGGATACGCCGATATGTTTACGCGGGGCCTGACGGGAACGAGTGCATTGTATGGCGGGGGCTATGTCCGTAGTAGCATAGCGGGCAACGATTTCCTCCGCCCGGAACGTAAAACCGAAGCCGAGATTGGCGTCGATCTTCGCTTTTTCAAGAACCGATTCAGCCTCTCGGCAACCGCCTACCGCAACTCCACCCGCGACGTAATTTTGTCGCTGAATGTGCCGAATGAAACCGGCTATACCATCCGTAACTCTAACGCAGCTGAACTTTCAAACAAAGGTGTGGAACTGGAAGCGAGCGCCGACTTGATTCCACAGGGGGCCTTTCGATGGAACATTTCGGCGAACTATTCGATGAACCGAAATAACGTCGTGTCGCTGGCAGGAGCTTCCGTTTACACCCTGCCCGATAGCTACATGCAGAATTCGTCGCTGATTCCGGGGCAGCCGTTCGGCATTTTTTATTCGACCGATTTTCGCAAGGACGAGTCGGGCAAGTACATCCTGGATGCCAACGGGTTTCCGCAGGCGGGGATCAACAACGAAATCATTGGTAACCCAAACCCTGCTTGGCGGGGTGGGCTGGGCAGTACGTTTGGGTACAAAGGGCTGTCGCTATACGTGCTGTTCGACCGGGTAGCAGGGAATGATTTCTTCAACGGCACGCGTGGGTCGCTTTATAATTTTGGCGTTCATGCCGATCAGGGCAACACGGTGGTAGCCCCGGCTGGTGGGTTGAAGGATGTCAACGGTACTACGATTGCTGCTGGCACAGCCTTTCAGGGGCGGATTCAGGATTTCGGAGCCGGTCCGGTGGCTATCAATCAGGCGTGGTGGCAAGGGCGGGGTTCGGCGTCCAACTCGGCGTCCTATAAGCAGTTTGTGGAAGATGCCAGTGTGACCCGGTTGCGCGAGATTACGTTGACGTACAGCTTGCGTAGTTCGGGCGGTCCGCCGGGGCGGTTCCTTCGGTTTACGCACCTCTCAAATGTCGATTTCAGCCTGACAGGGCGCAACCTGGTATTGTGGACCAAGTATACCGGTACTGATCCCGAGGTCAACATTACCGGCGCGGGCCTATCGCGCGGACAGGACTGGTTCACCAATCCGAATACGAAGTCGCTGCTGTTCTCGGTCAAAATCACGTACTAACCTCAACGGATCAATTCCCTCATTCGGCGTTCATTCATGAAAAAATCAATTTCCTGTAAAGTTATCATTACCCTGCTGGCAATCAATCTGTTGAGCGGGTGCCGACGCCTGTTCGACGAACCCAGCATCCAAAGTAATCCGAATGCGGTAACCGATGTCGATGTATCGACACTGTTAGCGGGTACGCTCCTTGGCGTTTCGTTCCTGCACGAAGATACCGACGTACGTATTGCGTCAATGTGGGCGGGTGAGTTGAATGGTCTGTCGAGGGCGCACCAGGGATTTGCGCAGTATATTGTCTCGTCGCAGAGTTTTATGTGGAGTCCGCTCTACCCGGTAGCGGGACAGGCCCGGCTCATTCAAACAAAAGCCGATGCCGTGGGTGACAAATGGACGAAGGGCGTCGGGCAGGTTCTGGAAGCGCTGGTCATCGCCAAAGTTACTGATCTCTACGGCGACGTACCCTACAGTCAGGCGTTCGACGACGTAGCGTACCCTACACCAGTCTTTGACAAACAAACCGATGTCTACGCGGCTCTGCATACCACCCTCGACAACGCCATTCAGAATTTATCGGCCTCGTCGGGACTGGCTTTTAACACCCAGGATTTTATTTATAAAGGCGATGTGGCAAAATGGCGGGCGGCTGCCAATACGTTAAAAGCCCGGCTGTATCTACATACCGGCGAGTATGCCAAAGCAGTTGCCAGCGCCAGTTCAGGCATTAACAGCACAGCAGGCGACGCCCTGATTCCGCACGGCACGAGTCTGGGGGTGGATATAAATCAGAATTACGATTTCTTCCGGGTTAACCGGGCGGGAGATACGGGTTTCGATGGGGCCTACCTGCCCGTACTCCTGCGGTCACGCATTGGGTCGGCCAATACCAAAACCGACGAAACGGCGATTTACAACCACTATATCAAAGTGGGTATCACCGCCACAGGTGCACTGGACCCCAACACGACCGACGGTGCGTTCACGGCCAACTCGCCCCACCCCATCCTGACATACTACGAAAATCAGTTGATCCTGGCCGAAGCACAGGCCCGATTGGGTGTATCTGACAAGGCACTGGCAGCACTCAATACCGTCCGGTCGGCATTGGCAAACGGGTACGTAAACGGCAAGACAATTTCGGGCACTGGCCGGAAATATGACGCTTACACGCTGGACGATTTCGGGCCTGCCGGATTAGCGAATTTAACAAAGCTGGCGACTGTACAAACGGCGCTGCTGTACGAAATAATCAGTCAGCGGTTTATCCTGTTTCTAATGCAATACGAAGCGTTTAACGACTACCGACGGCTGGCGAAAGCGGTGCCTGTTGTACAGTTGCCTATTCCGCTATACACTGGTTCACAACGGCCACAACGATTCATTTACCCGCAGGGCGAAATCAACACGAATCTAAACGTACCTAAACCGTTGCCCGATCAATTTACGAGAGTAGCCGTATTTTGACAGAACGCGGATTGTTATGATCCTTATTATTTTTTGATCTTGATTAGTCTTGACGATCAACCTTTTATTACGTTTTAATACCCCTGCATGACTCAATCAACTTCCTCTCCATGACTACCCGCACGACGTTACCCACTCTTTCGGAAAGTGCATTCTGGCGGTATTTCGCGTTCACCGCGTTGTACTTTGCGGAAGGGCTTAATATGGGACTTCTGTTCGTCGGGATTCCGGCCTGGATGGCCCAGAACAACAAAACGCCTACCGAAATTGGTCAGTTTGCAGCCGCCTGCGCCCTGCCCTGGACCTTTAAATTTGTGGTGGCCCCGTTGATGGACCGTTATGCCTACCTGCCAATGGGCCGCAAACGACCCTGGGTACTTTTCGGTCAGCTTGGCCTAATGGGAAGCCTGATCGTGATGGCGTATGTGCCTGACCCGTTGAACAACCTGAAACTCTTTGCGGGAGCGGCTTTTCTGGTATCTTCGTTCGGAGCCATTCAGGATGCGGCTGTCGATGGTATGGCCGTTGACACCATTCCTGGTGAGCAACAGGCCCGTGCCAACGGGTTTATGGGTGGTGCCCGAATGATTGGCAGTTCACTGGCGCTGGCCGGTGGTAGCTGGCTGATGAACCAGTATGATTTTACGGTATCAACCCTGGCACTGGCCTTCCTGATTGGCCTGATGACGCTGGTGCCTGCCGTACTTCGGGAAGATCGGGGCGAAAAAATCTTTCCCTGGACGGCGGGAGCGGTATCGCCGGAAGCGCAGAAAAGACAGATCACGAGCTGGACAACTATTTTGCAATCGCTATATAGCCTGTTTCGCCTGAAAAACTCGTTGCTGGTGGCCCTGCTCATGTTCATTACAATGGGGTCGTACAACTACTTCGAAACGCTGCTGCCACTTTTTGCTGTCAACGTTTCCGGCTGGACCAACGTATCGTATTCACAGGCCTTTGCTTCCGCCGATTTAATCGGGGGTATCAGCGGTATTCTGCTGGGTGGTGTGTTGATCGAGCGGTTTGGAAAAAAGCGTATGATTGGCCTGTATCTAGTCGGCATCATGGGCATCACCATCGCCCTTGCTCTGCTGACGCCCTACTGGACCGACAGCGTGTTCATTCACGGCTTTATCATTGTGTATCGCTGGCTAAATGCCTTTGCCAAGATCGGCGTTTACGCGATTGCCATGGAATGCTGCTCGAAGAAGGTCTCTGCCAGTCAGTTCACGTTTTACATGACCATTGGGGCTGTCGGGTCGATGGTTGGTGCAACGCTGATTGGGCCGATCAAGGAAAACTTTGGCTGGCAGTTCACGATGCTATTCTTTGTAGGACTGATCGCCCTTGCCTGGGTGGTGGTGCGGTTGCTGAACATCAGTAAGCTGGAAACGCAAATAACGGAACTGGATGAACAAACTATCGAGGATGGAGTATACTGGCCAGTGTAGACGCCCTTAAAAAAGGGGAAGGATGTAGAGCAGATACTTATCATTCCGGCATAAGTCTCAACCGGGAGGCCGGAGCCATAGTAATTCGGGCGTGATGGCCCATTAGAATAAGTACTGCTGATATGACCAAACAAATCCAGCTGATAAATTAGATTGGTCTAGTAGAAGGTACTCGTTCATACAGACTACCTGATTATACGCGCATCGCTTGGGCTTTACCATAGATCAAACTACGCCAAACCCATTCGACAGGCCCATAGCGAAAATGTTTCATCCAATACTTGCTAAAACCTAACTCAAACAGGAAAATAGGCACACTTAACAAAATTGCTTCCCACATGTCAACTACTCCCAGGAGACCCAAGCCGTATCCAAAAAACAGCAATGAGCCTAATAGCGTTTGGAGCAGATAATTAGTCAAAGCCATAGTACCAATCGGACTAAACATGGGTATGACCCATTGCCCAAGCCGATATTGGAAAAATAGTGTCAGGCTTCCTATGTAAACGAGAGTTTGTGAGGCATTACCCAAGTCATAAACCAGTTGATAAAGTGATTTAATTAACGCTGAGGCTTGTTGCTCAGAACCATACATGTGGTCGAAAATGATAATCGATACTTTAGTACCTAAAAAAGCCAGCACACAATAAATTGTGTATTTCCACCATAATGGCCGATCAGCTTTTAAATGTTGAAATAGTCGTTGCCGTCCAGCATACAAACCCACTAAAAAGAATCCCAGGGTTTTATAAATCCGACCAGAACTAAACTGAAAGCTGATCGATTCACTCATATGCTTTAAATTATCTAAGATCGTATCCGTGTAACTACCATATAAAAGGACACGAAAATTAGAAATTTCCCTCTGCGCCGACAACGTTATTTCAGCTTGTCGTTCCAGCTCTATCAATTTAGGGACAGCATCCCAATAGAAAAATAAGTCCATTAGCCTGGTTGGGATATTGAGGACAAGCAACATAGCTGTTAGCAAGATAATCTTATTGGAGGTTTGGTTAAATAGCAATAATGGCCATCCAAGCAGGGCATAGATTAGCAGGATATCACCCCGCCAGTGCAGATAGTGCAGTAAGCCAATGATACCTAGAATAAACAGCCTACGGGCGAAAATTTTCTTAAAAGCAGCAGGTTTTTCAAGCGAGCGGCTGAGAATCAGCGTGAAACTTAAGCCAAATAAGAATGAAAATATAGTATAGAATTTATTCTCAAACAGGAGAGCCATCTTATCAACTATAAACCTATCAACCACACTGGCGGCATGGATTTGATAAAAATCACTGGGCAGCCTTATTGGCGAAAAGTACTGGCTACAATGGGTTATCAAAATACCTAATAATGCAATTCCTCGTAAGGCATCGACTAGTTGAAGGCGCTCGGATTTAGGTTGTACAGGTTCTTGAACTTTGGAACTGGGATTTTGCATAAAATCTTTTTGAGAATATCACCAATCGAAGTAAGACGGGAAATCTAATAGATAACGCCACCATCTCGTATGCCTGTTGATTTACTCAGTGATATATTATTATAAGATGCGTTTTGTCGAACTTATTCGTAAATAACTTACAAATGTGAGCGACTATCCTGTCTTTTCAGACTGGACTTTCAACAAAAGTACCTAATCAAATCTAACTTACATTTTACTTTCCTGCGGTACGAGCCGCCAAAAACGCTGTATCACTCTGTCTGAGTCCGAGCGACTCACCTTGCGTGAAGCCATTAAAAACCATCCTGAGCATGAGTCCCGACGAGCTTGTCAAAGCTTACGTTGGAGTCGTAAGGTAAAGCTCATTCAAAACCAGTTTTCGTTGTCTTATATAGTTTCTGGCGTCGATTATAGAAGGCGGTTTTTGCCATAATTCTCTCGTTTGGCAAAGAGTATAGCCTCTGTTTCGATCAGTTAGTCACGCAGAATGAAATGTACTTTGATTCTGCGTGACTACTTACTCCGGGCGGTGCCGTACGAAATGGTAAAACAACACAGGTATTTGTCGAGCCGGTGCGGTTAGCTTCTCTGTTTCTGTCGATGAATGGCATTGGTCGATAGAATCGGCTGTCAATGACTGAATAAATGCACCTGACGGTGAAAGAAGCGCATTGGTCGAAGGCCACCGGGGATTGGTCGAAATAATTTTCGGAGCCGGGTAAGCCGACATTCCTTTGTACTATCAATCACGAATAAACACACAAAACTCAAGTAATATGGACGCTTTCGCAATCAAAATCCGCAAACTACGTGAGGTGTACGGCTATCCACAAGAGTACGTGGCGTATCAGATGGGGATCAGTCAGGCCGCCTATAGTAAAAAAGAAACCGGCAAAACCGAATTGTCTCTGATGGGCCTGCAACAGGTTTCACAGCTCTACAACGTGCCGCTCATCGACTTGATCAGCCTCACCTGGCAGGACCTGGTCGTGAACGTGGTTCGCAAAACCAATTTGCCCAACTAGGCAGAACGGTATATAACCATACCGACTACACTAGAAAGGCAGGTTGTTGTTCAAAGCAAACGCATTGATCAAATTTGTCAAGTCATTGAAAATCAGCGAATAATTCGTCACTACACATCCTTAAAACACGATAAATACATGAAGCCGCTTATTCCTATCCTTTCCCTGACCCTGATTCTGGCCGTGACCAGTGTAAAGGCTCAAGATCAGTACCAGGCCGCTATGAGTCAGCTTGTCACCTACAGCGATACGGCGAAGTCTATCGATAATCTCAAATTAGCCAACAGCTTCGGACGCATTGCCGAAACCGAAAAGACGAAGTGGCTGCCATTCTATTACGCGTCGCTTTTTACAACCCTGGAATCGCTAAAGCAAACGAACCTCGGTCAAATAGACCCGCTATGCGATCAGGCTACGCAATATCTGGATCAGACCGATAAGCTCGCCCCTAATAACTCGGAGGTGTATTGCCTGCGAAGCCTGATTGCGCTGGCACGCATCAAGGTCAATCAGACCGCACGGGGTATGGCGGGGCTGATGGAGGCTCAACAGGCCCTGGAGACCGCCAACAAACTTGACCCGACCAACCCCCGCGTGTATCATATGCTCGGCCAGCAGGCCTTCAATACACCTGAAGCGTTTGGGGGTAGCAAAGAGAAAGCGCTACAGTATTTCGAGAAAGCGCTCAGTCTGCTTGAATCCCAGAAAGACCGTGAGTCAACCATTGACGTACATTGGGGAACCAGAACAACGGTGCCGATGATAGCAATCTGCCGCAAGTATCTCAACACCGTTACGAAGGCAAATTAAGCCCAATCACACTACACACAGCTTTTTTACGCTTCCGGGCCCTACTTGCCCGGCTATTGGAACCTCGTTGGCAAATGGCTGATAAAACCTCCTCAAAACGCGATAATCGCATGAAACCACAGACACTTATTCCCACCCTTTGCCTGATTCTGGCCGTGACCAGTGTAAAGGCCCAGGATCAGTACCAGACCACCATGAGTCAGCTCGTCATTCGGATTGACACGACGAGGGGTCAACTGGATAACCTCACTATGGCCTCCGACTTCGAGCGGATTGCCAGGACCGAAAAGACGAACTGGCTGCCATTCTATTACGCAGCCTACTGCATGACCCGGGAGTCGTTGGATAAACCCGACGTGAGCAAGGTGGACTTCCTATGCGATCAGGCTACTCAGTATTTGGACCAGGCCGACAAGCTGGCCCCCAATAAATCGGAGGTGTATTGCTTACGCGGCCTGATAGCGCTGTCGCGCATTAAAGTCAATCAGGCCGCACGGGGAA contains:
- a CDS encoding TonB-dependent receptor domain-containing protein; its protein translation is MLGALRTPPDFDNSYYTGTYTNPAGQVFNNAHVSYRNPLGKDLSTIYSNPIWTINNNRNTSDVDRLIGTVELDITPVSWLTVTGRTGIDNFTDNRLERFARNSALQLNGYLSKNWITEKQFNTDVFASANKTLSNNFSGSLLVGVNYNSRRRATLSDAITNLIVPTAPDILTNALNSNLTAGNYNSLIRTYAYYAQAEVQAYNQLFLTLTGRSESALTFGAKTDPSFFFPSAALAWQFSKSGALENSSWLSFGKLRLTWGQVGIQPQPYLNFTTSSPAGYADMFTRGLTGTSALYGGGYVRSSIAGNDFLRPERKTEAEIGVDLRFFKNRFSLSATAYRNSTRDVILSLNVPNETGYTIRNSNAAELSNKGVELEASADLIPQGAFRWNISANYSMNRNNVVSLAGASVYTLPDSYMQNSSLIPGQPFGIFYSTDFRKDESGKYILDANGFPQAGINNEIIGNPNPAWRGGLGSTFGYKGLSLYVLFDRVAGNDFFNGTRGSLYNFGVHADQGNTVVAPAGGLKDVNGTTIAAGTAFQGRIQDFGAGPVAINQAWWQGRGSASNSASYKQFVEDASVTRLREITLTYSLRSSGGPPGRFLRFTHLSNVDFSLTGRNLVLWTKYTGTDPEVNITGAGLSRGQDWFTNPNTKSLLFSVKITY
- a CDS encoding SusD/RagB family nutrient-binding outer membrane lipoprotein, with the protein product MKKSISCKVIITLLAINLLSGCRRLFDEPSIQSNPNAVTDVDVSTLLAGTLLGVSFLHEDTDVRIASMWAGELNGLSRAHQGFAQYIVSSQSFMWSPLYPVAGQARLIQTKADAVGDKWTKGVGQVLEALVIAKVTDLYGDVPYSQAFDDVAYPTPVFDKQTDVYAALHTTLDNAIQNLSASSGLAFNTQDFIYKGDVAKWRAAANTLKARLYLHTGEYAKAVASASSGINSTAGDALIPHGTSLGVDINQNYDFFRVNRAGDTGFDGAYLPVLLRSRIGSANTKTDETAIYNHYIKVGITATGALDPNTTDGAFTANSPHPILTYYENQLILAEAQARLGVSDKALAALNTVRSALANGYVNGKTISGTGRKYDAYTLDDFGPAGLANLTKLATVQTALLYEIISQRFILFLMQYEAFNDYRRLAKAVPVVQLPIPLYTGSQRPQRFIYPQGEINTNLNVPKPLPDQFTRVAVF
- a CDS encoding MFS transporter → MTTRTTLPTLSESAFWRYFAFTALYFAEGLNMGLLFVGIPAWMAQNNKTPTEIGQFAAACALPWTFKFVVAPLMDRYAYLPMGRKRPWVLFGQLGLMGSLIVMAYVPDPLNNLKLFAGAAFLVSSFGAIQDAAVDGMAVDTIPGEQQARANGFMGGARMIGSSLALAGGSWLMNQYDFTVSTLALAFLIGLMTLVPAVLREDRGEKIFPWTAGAVSPEAQKRQITSWTTILQSLYSLFRLKNSLLVALLMFITMGSYNYFETLLPLFAVNVSGWTNVSYSQAFASADLIGGISGILLGGVLIERFGKKRMIGLYLVGIMGITIALALLTPYWTDSVFIHGFIIVYRWLNAFAKIGVYAIAMECCSKKVSASQFTFYMTIGAVGSMVGATLIGPIKENFGWQFTMLFFVGLIALAWVVVRLLNISKLETQITELDEQTIEDGVYWPV
- a CDS encoding helix-turn-helix domain-containing protein translates to MDAFAIKIRKLREVYGYPQEYVAYQMGISQAAYSKKETGKTELSLMGLQQVSQLYNVPLIDLISLTWQDLVVNVVRKTNLPN
- a CDS encoding tetratricopeptide repeat protein; protein product: MKPQTLIPTLCLILAVTSVKAQDQYQTTMSQLVIRIDTTRGQLDNLTMASDFERIARTEKTNWLPFYYAAYCMTRESLDKPDVSKVDFLCDQATQYLDQADKLAPNKSEVYCLRGLIALSRIKVNQAARGMSGLMEAQEALETAQYHDPANPRVYFLLGQQAYNTPEMFGGSKEKALRYFEKTLTLFEARQESQSTIEVHWGYKTTIGMVSACRSQLQASTKSN
- a CDS encoding TonB-dependent receptor plug domain-containing protein, yielding MYKTLLLSLLILFTTHASLWAQSRDITGIVRMEEATGGFAGATVLIKGTTSGTITDSNGAYRLTVPASATTLVFSAVGMQTVEEPIGGRKTIDVQLQTDTRQLNEVIITALGTKAERDKFASSITTVEGKNIAKTGETSLLTGLSGKAAGVLITRNGGDPGAGAYIQIRGQNTINGNIQPLFIVDGMPVSNASDNLGTAAGNGIVQQSRINDINPEDIETLEVLKGASAAALWGTRAANGVVVITTKKGRDTNGKVNITVKSTVSFDRVNKMPALQQTYGQGSGGLYVQGQRNSFGDRIADRTGGADAYITDPTGAAYQGFVTFPDGSQRYAIASGTLANPHGGKNSRDTYDHTTDAFQTGHFTDNSINISGGNSRSNFLVSYGNLNQQGVIRAYSNYQRNTARVSVSSQFTD
- a CDS encoding tetratricopeptide repeat protein, which translates into the protein MKPLIPILSLTLILAVTSVKAQDQYQAAMSQLVTYSDTAKSIDNLKLANSFGRIAETEKTKWLPFYYASLFTTLESLKQTNLGQIDPLCDQATQYLDQTDKLAPNNSEVYCLRSLIALARIKVNQTARGMAGLMEAQQALETANKLDPTNPRVYHMLGQQAFNTPEAFGGSKEKALQYFEKALSLLESQKDRESTIDVHWGTRTTVPMIAICRKYLNTVTKAN
- a CDS encoding DUF418 domain-containing protein encodes the protein MQNPSSKVQEPVQPKSERLQLVDALRGIALLGILITHCSQYFSPIRLPSDFYQIHAASVVDRFIVDKMALLFENKFYTIFSFLFGLSFTLILSRSLEKPAAFKKIFARRLFILGIIGLLHYLHWRGDILLIYALLGWPLLLFNQTSNKIILLTAMLLVLNIPTRLMDLFFYWDAVPKLIELERQAEITLSAQREISNFRVLLYGSYTDTILDNLKHMSESISFQFSSGRIYKTLGFFLVGLYAGRQRLFQHLKADRPLWWKYTIYCVLAFLGTKVSIIIFDHMYGSEQQASALIKSLYQLVYDLGNASQTLVYIGSLTLFFQYRLGQWVIPMFSPIGTMALTNYLLQTLLGSLLFFGYGLGLLGVVDMWEAILLSVPIFLFELGFSKYWMKHFRYGPVEWVWRSLIYGKAQAMRV